Sequence from the Maniola jurtina chromosome 18, ilManJurt1.1, whole genome shotgun sequence genome:
ATGGTAGAAAATAGAAATGGAAtgtgggtaactttagaaacttTTAACTTTATAAGGAAAAGATTAAAACAAGATCAAgatgttttttgtaaatagattgtacaaaataatacaaacataaCATTACGATCATCGATGATTACGATACGTGTGATTTAAGCAGGAACCttatctaagtaaataaaagataaacttgCTTAAGTCACgagtagaaaaataataaattatgatttttagcTTGTATGATATAAAAAGCCAAAAACCTGCAATAATGATGATTTTATCAATCGTCAAAACGGTAAGTCAGGGGTTTGCATGAAAAGAAATACACAAATGTAACGTCATAAATGTTTgatgtaatttgacgtacttttttagtaaGGTAAATAAAATCGATTATTTAAAACGGTTAGTTTAGTTGCGATCTACTGGTATACCTTGTACAGGCACGAGGCTACTGGCAGAATCTCGATACACATGCAAGTAGCTCAATTTTGCTTGTAACATGTAAAAAGTACTTTGTGTAACTGGCATACTTTTGTGCGAGTAACAAGCACGACGTATCACCGGCTAGTTATTTAACATTTTTGCAACAAACCAATATTGCAGTTATAAGGAGtcacatcacataaaaatagcATATCTAGAgcgaccataatattattatgactatGAAAGCGACGCCATAACGTGTCTTTCTATCacgtagatattgagaaaattCAGCTGCCAACTTTTCTTTTCTACTAATCTGGTAGCTTTCGAGAATGGCAACAATTGTGTTGACATTCGTCAGAAAGCAGTGTTTCCACTCTTAGCGACTTCGCCCTATTTTAGGGTGAAATGACGTGGAAACGAGTTATTAGTACGGTTTAGGGTATTTTGAGAGCATGAGAGTTACACTTTCAAAATTGAAGCGACGCGGTCAGCTGTAGTTACAGTCCCTGTGCTTCTGGTAGTTtagtaataaaacaaaacaaagtagttaaatctttatttacaaattgaaagtaacaaattaaatttaatacatttttaatataataaattatattaccaCATCAATCTTTAACTACCTAcatactacctacctaactatagATGTAATAAGGAGATTGTGGATTAAATTCTAAAATAACGACTAGAtagatgtaggtaagtataactaGATATTATGAAAAGATCGTTCAAAACTGACTAACTAATTTATTATGTACGATTAAGAATACTTAGGCTAAagattaaaaatattgactacAAGATGATCTAACTACATGACTACatcatctagaatctagatcgaCATAGTAATCGGGGTCATGAGGCAGGCGGGATGCCCCGCACATCCGCCCGTCACCCGTAGATTACTTTACTCTAtggtcacccgcgctatcccgtactgggttagcgcgggggccgTACGGTTGTGCGGGATGTCCtcaccccaattgccatgtcgacctatcgcgaactaTATACTTAGCTATAAGCTTTATCTACATCATGAAATAAGAAGTTAAGAAAGAAAGAGTCAAAAAAGTAATAGAAGTTAAGTATAGTAAGtacaacattttatttttactaagtagacgtagcgtaggtaggtacctcttcTGAAAGATTAAATACCTAACTAAGGAAGTAGACAATCTTTATCACGGCTTAATATCACTACATTAAACAAGATTTTTAGTAATAATGAGAGTAGTAGACCCATGTAAACAATACTAGTAacaaataataggtaggtatgtacaatCCAGTTTTCTAAACAAGATCTAACGATTACTTATGATTATAAATAAGCAAATATCAATATAGAGCTCAAAGCTTAGGCAAGTATAAATTAGAGATTTGGAGTCTAGAAATCGATTGAATAAGATTTTCTGTACAACAAGCTTCATTTGAAGCGGTAAGTGCAATTAGAACCAGTCGGCCGAAAGCTAATTTTATATAGCTTCTACCTATGGCTTCTACATTTACAAGTATACCGCGTATTCCTTCAAAGATCTTTCacattttaaaatcaaaatacaaaTGCCTTAATTCTCTTTTAATCCATAATATCATCGTCTATGTCTGAAGATTCGCCCTTCGTGTCCTCGTTTTGTTCTTTCGATTCGTCCTTACGTTCCTGAGAGTGCAGATTTTCATACACGCACTTCAAATTCCTCATTATGTACGACGTACCGTTGGGCTTTCCCAAAAACCTGTTACTCCGCTCGAAGTATTTCTCCGGCCCTTCTGTTTGAGTGTGGTTCGATCGAACTGGTACCGCGAACGCTGACAAGTGTCGAGGTTTCTGTCCTAGATCTTTACCGAGTCGTTTCTCCAAATTCAATTCATCTAATCTCCCTTCCTGGTTTATGTTCACGTCCATAGCCTCAGCTCTCTTCCTGTCATAGATGTGTCCAGATACGCGTAGATCAATGAAGAAATTCAATGGGTCGACTCCAAATTGCGGGTTGTAAAGCGGCGGATACCACATTGGAGGCGGTGGGGGTAAGATCAAGTTTGAAGAAGGTACCGTGTTAGGTTCGACAGAATTCCTTCCAACGCAAGGTGACGGTTTAGGGAGCTCCTCTGTTCCGACATCCACAAAGGTAGATTGGCGACCAGGTGGGCCGGGACTGCTTGGTTTGGGTGGCTCAGGTTTTGGTGACAGCGTCGGACTCGGGGATTGTTCGCCCGCTCTAGGTTTTTCGACTGTAAGTTCTAGAGGAACTTCGGGGCGTACTTCTGGTTCTTTCTTTTCCTCTTGCTTCGGCCAATCCCGTCTCCACTCTTCGTTTTCTGCAAAGTATTTGTGCGAGCGGCGCTTGAAGCGGCGATGGTAGTGGGGAGGCCTGCAGCCGTGGCGAGCGTTGACGAATGACCTCAGCATCTCGCTGAAGAAGAACGCGTGTGGCTGGAGCGGTAGAGCACCGTAGAGGTAGGGCGGTGTCGCGGCCAGTAGTCTGGAGACGAGCTCGGTATTCCGCAGTTCGCGGACGTGTGGTTTGGTGGCTGGCTCCACGGGCTTCTCATCTTGAACTGAACCCATACCCTGTGAAcaatatattaggtataacaaaacttatatacctactaactaaaaCATGAATCGCTGTAATATTACTTAGGACATATaattttgttagtttttttgtGGAATAATATATCCGTtgggtaaatatttttttttaaataaatgtcgAAAGATTATTTAACTATACCTTCTTAATATACTTctactttacctacctacttatacaaaaGACAAAAGATGACCTTTTGTTAAAATGGCTATAAATATACGTAactttatgtaaataataatatctatatgATGTACTCGTTATTCTATATGTGTCGAGAGGACTGAGGAGTGCGGAGCGACACTTCAGCCGGAGATTATCTCGATTCGCACCCCTATCACGAACAATGCACTTTCAATATTCCACGAGGGCTACAAATGGATTCAACGCtataactttataatattatgttatacgtaggtatatatCTATTTACTTAGATTAAGTTTAGACTCGATTTGGTGTCTAAATCAGAAACTTGAAACACACAGAGCCTCgttagctcaacggttgaggagcagactgaattccgaaaggtcggcggttcatatcccacccgttgcactattgtcgtacccactcctggcacaagctttacgcttaattggaggggaaaggggagtattagtcatgattagcatggctagtattctttacaaaaaaaaaatcagaaatgTAAGATGTGCATCTATTagatctacatattattacctacttgtgGCTCCACTGCGCgaatgtttcgagtttgggcgaGTTTGACCACTGAATGGGTAGTGAGTTTGACGAAAGTTCGGCAAACGGCAAATCTTCTAGCCAGTTGCCAGTGCAGCCACCACATTGAATCAAACCCCGGCTGGGTTAATTTGGCATTATTTCTAAGTTGCTCAAGGTATTTAAGGTTTTGTGGGAGGTTTCGCAGAATTCGTAAGAAATgcacattctgtaaaaaattcaactctGCGTATTACGGCTCATGAGACAGGTAGATACCTacaatacagcccgctgacagatagacggaacCAACTCTAAAAAAAAGCAAagtttacctacatttttacGCGTTCAATTACGACCTCAATTTTTTGTGCACGCCTGAAAAACATCTATTATGACTCCCGTGTACTTGTCGGTTCGTCTGTCGACATCGATTTTTCAGCTCAGCGCAGTTTTATTGCCAATATTCGAATGATGGGCGCCCACTACCTACATCCGCATTCTAATAGCTTCGGATTTGTTTCTCTTTTGCATTTCCTGTATCGAAAATTCCGCTCTTAATTTTTGTGGGGTTTGGATTGGAACTCAGAATTCTAAAGGTAAACTCCGTGAATTATTATTAcactggtttttaacccccgacccaaaaagaggggtgttataagtttgacgtgtgtatatgtgtatctgtgtgtctgtgtatctgtgtatctgtctgtggcatcgtaacgcctaaacgaatgaaccgattttaatttacttttttttgtttgaaaggtggcttgatcgagagtgttcttagctataatccaaaaaaattggttcagccgtttaaaagttatcagctattttctagttttcttgtagaaaagaaggttagataacccttagattcataatattcaagtgtcaattgacaaatgtcaagctgtcaagatggacgttgcctagatatacataattatttatttggaaatgatttgtcgggggtgttgaaaatttttaatttacacttgttgattatTATGCTGTTGTATCAAATATGAtcattcattatcatcatcatcactactGATCAGATCCACCGAAGAGACCCTCCTCTTAGAATACTTAAgtgtttaggccacagtccacgCTAAACAAGTGCGGATCGGTAAacttgacacacctttgagaacattatggacacTTTCCAAGCatgggtttcctcacgatgttttccttcaccgttacagcAAGTCATATTTCCTTAGTTGCTTAAAACGAATCT
This genomic interval carries:
- the LOC123874673 gene encoding uncharacterized protein LOC123874673 — translated: MGSVQDEKPVEPATKPHVRELRNTELVSRLLAATPPYLYGALPLQPHAFFFSEMLRSFVNARHGCRPPHYHRRFKRRSHKYFAENEEWRRDWPKQEEKKEPEVRPEVPLELTVEKPRAGEQSPSPTLSPKPEPPKPSSPGPPGRQSTFVDVGTEELPKPSPCVGRNSVEPNTVPSSNLILPPPPPMWYPPLYNPQFGVDPLNFFIDLRVSGHIYDRKRAEAMDVNINQEGRLDELNLEKRLGKDLGQKPRHLSAFAVPVRSNHTQTEGPEKYFERSNRFLGKPNGTSYIMRNLKCVYENLHSQERKDESKEQNEDTKGESSDIDDDIMD